The Candida dubliniensis CD36 chromosome 2, complete sequence genome contains a region encoding:
- a CDS encoding mRNA 3'-end-processing protein, putative (Similar to S. cerevisiae YTH1), with protein MLQSNPVIHPNTSNRHFKFEPFLRQEYNFGLDPDRPVCQFYNPLNPDNSCPQGNNCPNKHVSAMYSNKIVCKHWLRGLCKKGDHCEFLHEYNLRKMPECLFYSKNGYCTQTSECLYLHVDPQSKIPECLNYNQGFCSEGPNCKNRHVRRVLCPLYLYGFCPKGPECEFTHPKFDFHNLNLRIRPDNLIQMTSKHVENAKEEESEMKDDSEPKEESV; from the coding sequence ATGCTACAGCTGAATCCAGTAATACACCCAAACACATCAAATAGACATTTCAAGTTTGAACCATTTTTGCGTCAGGAATACAATTTTGGGCTTGATCCCGATCGTCCAGTGTGTCAATTTTACAATCCATTAAACCCTGACAATTCTTGTCCACAGGGCAACAATTGCCCTAATAAACATGTGTCAGCAATGTATTCGAATAAGATTGTATGTAAACATTGGTTAAGAGGATTGTGTAAAAAGGGTGACCATTGCGAATTTCTACatgaatataatttaaGAAAGATGCCGGAATGTTTGTTTTATTCCAAAAATGGCTATTGTACTCAAACATCAGAGTGTTTATATCTACATGTTGATCCACAACTGAAAATACCTGAGTGCTTGAACTATAATCAAGGATTTTGCAGTGAAGGTCCCAATTGTAAGAATCGTCATGTTAGACGAGTGCTATGTCCTTTGTATTTGTATGGATTTTGTCCTAAAGGTCCTGAATGTGAATTTACTCATcctaaatttgatttccataatttgaatttgagaATTAGACCCGATAATTTAATACAAATGACAAGTAAGCATGTGGAAAATGCCAAGGAAGAAGAGTCGGAAATGAAAGATGATTCTGAACCAAAGGAAGAAAGTGTATAG
- a CDS encoding FAD-dependent oxidoreductase, putative yields the protein MSKILSSISGNMSKSIAKYDTIVIGSGLAGLTTTYQLSKAGQKVALLEKSDKLGGNSIKASSGINGVPTKYQKQPSQDSIESFVQDTLKTGKNLNDKKMVDILTKNSRDAIYWLNDEINVDLSNVVLLGGHSHARTHKGDKLPPGFAIVSALTKKLDGIQAENPNQLTILKSSTLTKILTEGNKVKGIEFTDGEKQTQQMHADNVVLATGGFSADFDSPTSLLQKYRPDLLGFPSSNGAQTTGDGQKIAERDVDAELIHMDKVQIHPTGFMKVSNPNENWKFLCGELMRGIGGILLSPATGWRFVDELQPRDIVTDAVLKGSKVGQDNEIGLKSDNGDGYGSVIVISGNDYQKATTHIEFYKSQGLLQEGSIEDLYQLLIKLNPKLPLTLNQLQDKFSVYDAAIEATQQDSLGRTKFGSKFGDLKKLYFGVTTPVVHFTMGGIKVNPSNAKVVTKSGDTISNLFAIGEVSAGVHGNNRLGGSSLLECVVFGRFVSENILAGKN from the coding sequence ATGTCCAAAATCTTGTCATCAATTTCAGGAAACATGAGTAAATCAATTGCTAAGTACGATACAATTGTGATTGGATCAGGGTTAGCTGgattaacaacaacttaTCAATTACTGAAAGCCGGACAAAAGGTGGCTTTGTTAGAGAAGAGCGACAAGTTAGGGGGTAACTCCATAAAGGCTTCATCAGGTATCAATGGTGTTCCCACAAAATACCAAAAACAACCACTGCAAGACTCTATTGAGTCTTTTGTTCAAGATACTTTGAAAACTGGGAAGAACTTGAACGATAAGAAGATGGTTGATATTTTAACTAAGAATTCCCGCGATGCCATCTATTGGCTTAACGACGAAATAAATGTCGACTTGTCTAATGTTGTTTTATTAGGAGGTCATTCGCATGCCAGAACCCACAAGGGTGACAAGTTACCTCCTGGATTTGCAATAGTTTCTGCATTAACTAAGAAGCTTGATGGTATCCAAGCAGAAAACCCGAACCAGCTTACAATTTTAAAGAGTTCTACCTTGACTAAGATTTTAACGGAAGGAAACAAAGTCAAGGGAATAGAATTTACGGATGGTGAAAAGCAAACTCAGCAAATGCACGCAGACAATGTCGTCTTGGCCACTGGTGGGTTTTCCGCTGATTTCGACTCCCCAACATCATTGTTGCAAAAGTACAGACCAGACTTGCTTGGATTCCCTCTGTCAAATGGTGCACAAACAACTGGTGATGGACAGAAAATTGCCGAACGTGATGTCGATGCAGAGTTGATTCATATGGACAAAGTTCAAATACACCCTACTGGATTTATGAAAGTGTCCAATCCTAAtgaaaattggaaattccTTTGTGGTGAACTTATGAGAGGTATTGGGGGTATTTTACTTTCGCCAGCTACTGGTTGGAGATTTGTTGACGAATTGCAACCAAGAGACATTGTAACCGATGCGGTATTGAAAGGTTCTAAGGTTGGTCAAGACAATGAGATTGGGTTGAAGTCTGATAATGGGGATGGATACGGTTCTGTAATTGTCATTAGTGGGAACGATTACCAAAAAGCCACTACTCACATTGAGTTTTACAAATCTCAGGGATTATTACAAGAAGGATCGATTGAGGATTTgtatcaattattgatcaaattaaatccaaaattGCCATTAACACTTAACCAGTTACAGGATAAATTTTCCGTTTATGACGCAGCTATCGAGGCTACGCAACAGGATAGTTTAGGAAGAACAAAATTCGGAAGCAAATTTGGagatttgaagaaattgtaTTTTGGTGTGACTACACCGGTTGTACATTTCACTATGGGTGGTATTAAAGTTAATCCATCTAATGCAAAGGTTGTCACCAAATCAGGAGATacaatttccaatttgtTTGCAATAGGTGAAGTAAGTGCAGGTGTGCATGGTAATAACCGTTTGGGAGGATCTTCCTTACTTGAATGTGTTGTATTTGGTAGATTTGTTAGTGAGAATATTCTTGCTGGTAAAAACTAG
- a CDS encoding 60S ribosomal protein L33 (spliced gene;~Similar to S. cerevisiae RPL33A), whose amino-acid sequence MAESHRLYVKGKHISYQRSKSVTNPNVSLIQIEGVATPKDAKFYLGKRIAYVYRAPKEIRGSKIRVIWGKVTRTHGNNGLVRANFKKNLPPKTFGASVRIMLYPSNI is encoded by the exons ATGGCTGAATCACACAGAT tATACGTTAAAGGTAAACACATTTCTTACCAACGTTCTAAGAGCGTTACCAACCCAAACGTGTCattgattcaaattgaAGGTGTTGCTACTCCAAAGGACGCTAAATTCTACTTGGGTAAAAGAATTGCTTACGTTTACAGAGCTCCAAAAGAAATCAGAGGTTCTAAAATTAGAGTCATTTGGGGTAAAGTCACCAGAACTCACGGTAACAATGGTTTAGTCAGAGCTAACTTCAAAAAGAACTTGCCACCAAAGACTTTCGGTGCTTCTGTTAGAATTATGTTGTACCCATCTAACATCTaa
- a CDS encoding oxysterol-binding protein, putative (Similar to S. cerevisiae KES1) gives MSNSKSTSEETAKSSSWTSFLKSIASFNGDLSSLTAPPFILSPTSLVEYSQYWAEHPDLFIAPSLIKTTENPAKEEIEAINLQQMIAVTRWFISTLKSQYCSRNESMGSEKKPLNPFLGELFVGKWQDDKTGETDLVSEQVSHHPPVTAYAIKNKKHGIVLQGYNGITSSISTTSINIKQYGHALLKYPEIDETFLITLPPLHIEGLITAAPFVELEGTSYIQASSGHITVIEYSGRGWISGKKNTFKARIYRDAYASASKENALVAISGQWSGKSYIGKGSSTPTSKNEVFYDASKTPTHHLQVKPIEEQHKLESRKAWYKVAEAIKKSDYNLIATEKTLIENEQRELRKQEKEAGITWETRWFDKIDYLNKDADTPVKDDFTNLTNISNLSIHNAPSGTLKNSKYDHGEAKHWRVNLKKLEDEKEIVF, from the coding sequence ATGTCAAACTCCAAATCCACTTCCGAAGAAACAGCCAAATCGTCATCTTGGACTTCGTTTTTAAAGTCCATTGCTTCGTTCAATGGAGATTTATCATCTTTGACTGCACCACCTTTTATCTTATCCCCCACTTCATTGGTGGAATATTCTCAGTATTGGGCTGAACATCCCGATTTATTTATTGCCCCAAGTTTAATCAAAACCACAGAAAATCCagcaaaagaagaaattgaagcTATCAATTTACAGCAAATGATAGCCGTAACTAGATGGTTTATATCTACATTAAAGTCTCAATATTGTTCAAGAAACGAAAGCATGGGTAGTGAAAAGAAACCTTTGAACCCGTTTTTGGGCGAGCTTTTTGTGGGAAAATGGCAGGACGACAAGACAGGAGAAACCGACTTGGTGTCTGAACAAGTCAGCCATCATCCACCAGTGACTGCGTATGCCattaaaaacaagaaacacGGGATCGTTTTACAAGGCTACAATGGGATTACATCAAGCATCTCTACTACTTCTATAAACATCAAGCAATACGGACATGCCTTGTTGAAATATCCAGAAATAGATGAAACTTTTTTAATCACCTTGCCACCTTTGCATATCGAGGGTTTGATTACAGCTGCCCcttttgttgaattagAAGGTACCTCATACATACAAGCCTCCAGTGGACATATTACTGTGATTGAATATAGTGGACGTGGTTGGATTTCCGGTAAGAAAAACACCTTTAAAGCAAGAATTTACCGTGATGCGTATGCTAGTGCCAGTAAAGAAAATGCCTTGGTTGCTATTCTGGGTCAATGGTCGGGGAAGTCATATATTGGTAAAGGTTCTTCTACTCCAACTTCCAAAAATGAAGTATTTTACGATGCAAGCAAAACCCCAACTCATCACTTGCAGGTGAAGCCCATTGAAGAGCAACACAAATTAGAATCTAGAAAAGCTTGGTATAAAGTTGCAGAAGCTATAAAGAAATCCGATTACAATTTAATTGCAACCGAGAAGACGTTGATTGAGAACGAGCAGCGTGAATTGAGAAAACAGGAAAAAGAGGCAGGCATAACTTGGGAAACTAGATggtttgataaaattgattatttgaacAAGGATGCGGACACACCGGTTAAGGATGATTTTACAAACTTGACCAACATTTCTAACTTGTCGATCCACAATGCACCTTCAGGAACTTTGAAAAACTCAAAGTACGACCATGGTGAAGCCAAGCATTGGCGTGTTAACTTGAAAAAGTTGgaagatgaaaaagaaatagtcTTTTGA
- the GWT1 gene encoding GPI-anchored wall transfer protein, putative translates to MTSSLKHLKEQFVSDLTGGTIEEIYAVTSIALSSYLSFRLLKKSLGDLALVYDYILNVLTILASITVYSNNPSYLHYFIVIPSLIIYLVNYHVEKPSSSRTQSGAKETKSDELLPRKQFITAYRSQMMIITNLAILAVDFPIFPRRFAKVETWGTSMMDLGVGSFVFSMGLANSRQLIKNHTDNYRFSWKSYLKTIKANFIKSVPILVLGVIRFVSVKQLDYQEHETEYGIHWNFFFTLGFLPIILGILDPLLNLVPRFIIGIGISIGYEVALNKTGLLKFILSSENRLDSFITMNKEGMFSFIGYLCVFIIGQSFGSFVLTGYKTKNNLITISKIRITKKQPKKESSVVSSFFSVTTTQGLYMACIFYHLVFSLFINNVSFLQPISRRLANFPYVMWVVSYNATFLLCYDLIEKFIPGTLASTVLDSINNNGLFIFLVSNLLTGFINMSINTLETSNRMAVIILIGYSLAWTLLALYLDKKKIYIKL, encoded by the coding sequence ATGACATCGTCTTTAAAACACTTAAAAGAACAATTTGTTTCGGATTTGACTGGTGGtacaattgaagaaatttaCGCTGTAACCAGTATAGCATTGTCATCTTATTTGTCCTTTAGATTGTTGAAGAAGTCTCTTGGTGATTTGGCTTTGGTTTACGACTACATTCTTAATGTGTTGACAATACTAGCATCAATTACTGTTTATAGCAACAACCCTTCTTATTTacattattttattgttattcCATCATTGATCATATATCTAGTGAACTACCATGTTGAAAAACCGTCTTCATCTCGTACGCAAAGTGGTGCAAAAGAAACTAAACTGGATGAACTATTAccaagaaaacaatttataaCCGCGTATCGCTCtcaaatgatgattattaCCAATCTAGCTATATTGGCAGTTGATTTCCCTATTTTCCCAAGAAGGTTTGCCAAAGTGGAAACATGGGGCACATCCATGATGGATTTGGGAGTTGGGTCCTTTGTTTTTTCCATGGGGTTGGCTAATTCTCGacaattgatcaaaaatCACACAGACAACTACAGATTTAGTTGGAAGAGCTATTTGAAAACGATTAAGGCAAATTTTATCAAGTCAGTGCCTATACTTGTTTTGGGGGTTATTCGGTTTGTCAGTGTTAAACAGTTGGATTATCAGGAACACGAAACAGAATATGGAATCCATTggaattttttcttcacttTAGGGTTTTTGCCAATCATTTTAGGAATATTAGACccattattgaatttggttCCGAGATTCATCATAGGAATTGgaatttcaattggttATGAGGTAGCGTTGAATAAGACTGGCTTGttgaaatttattttgaGTAGTGAAAACAGACTTGATTCGTTCATCACCATGAACAAAGAGGGTATGTTTTCGTTTATTGGATATCTTTGCGTTTTCATAATAGGTCAGTCTTTTGGATCATTTGTTTTAACAGGctacaaaacaaaaaacaacttAATAACCATAAGCAAAATTCGtattacaaaaaaacaacccAAGAAGGAGCTGCTGGTGGTGCTGCTGTTTTTCTCAGTTACGACTACTCAGGGACTATATATGGCATGCATCTTTTATCACTTAGTCTTTAGtttgtttatcaacaacGTATCGTTTTTGCAACCAATTTCAAGAAGACTAGCCAATTTCCCGTATGTCATGTGGGTTGTTTCGTACAATGCCACGTTTTTATTATGTTAcgatttaattgaaaaatttatacCGGGGACTCTTGCTTCTACTGTATTGGACTCTATTAACAACAATGGTTTATTTATCTTCTTGGTTAGCAATTTATTAACTGGGTTTATTAACATGTCTATCAACACTTTGGAAACTAGTAATAGGATGGCAGTAATTATCTTGATCGGTTATAGTCTTGCTTGGACATTACTTGCTTTATATTTAGACAAAAAGAAGATCTACATCAAGCTTTAG
- a CDS encoding integral nuclear/ER membrane protein, putative (Similar to S. cerevisiae SPO7), with amino-acid sequence MSNSIGFEENETIDGATSKVKQSHSASSLNSSSSRRNSLERLSHEEDISSPTSSINYMSSSSTKSPPPSPPNSPRLENTKKMIKMMSITSPMGSSSESVVLSDSDERSSLELQERGTITPSRRMEVNQSSDDEDTEFDSTRLRFSAHKGHRKSGSDEESPSKRPIKLSRGASPARKGRRRGSSLSPDSDTNTQGKTSSTSKRKSRRKSKDSDKSHRSEFFGTGYTSMPTSGKVFRNLLILEENLREQVIQQRAMRRKYLTFLSILCSIIAALSHHLFFLDNSSTGTLRVILQFCLLATIVTLMLYHLSGEYQKTIVLPRKFLSSTNQGLRQLNVRLVKIKTPFFDKLTDLIREISLAIVNFNLSVFHKLSPGSIQNKNSKIEVFLVTCQSQCQPRIGVTDVKLVLNARVFNIDVREGWEMYRSEFWINEGIRRRNNMLSFISGSPITKPVGLKRRKRKPDNNSSSTKPKSISASLSEQNLQALSSGFDYNNDNNIDLRSETSSPLRSDTLVSD; translated from the coding sequence ATGTCGAATTCAATTGGATTTGAGGAAAACGAAACAATTGATGGTGCAACATCCAAAGTTAAACAACTGCACTCGGCACTGAGTTTGAACTCATCCTCGTCAAGACGCAATTCATTGGAAAGATTATCACACGAAGAAGATATCTCGTCACCAACCAGTAGCATAAATTATAtgtcatcttcatcaacaaaatcacCACCGCCTTCACCACCGAATTCTCCACGTTTGGAAAATACTAAAAAGATGATTAAAATGATGTCGATTACATCTCCCATGGGATCACTGAGTGAGTCAGTGGTGCTTTCTGATTCAGACGAGAGAAGTTCTTTGGAATTACAAGAGCGTGGCACGATAACTCCATCAAGACGTATGGAAGTAAATCAGAGTTCTGATGACGAAGATACAGAATTTGATTCCACGAGATTGAGATTTTCCGCCCATAAAGGTCACAGAAAGAGTGGATCAGACGAGGAGAGTCCTAGCAAACGACCTATAAAATTGTCAAGGGGGGCATCACCAGCACGCAAAGGTCGCAGAAGAGGTAGCAGCCTTTCACCTGATTCAGACACAAACACTCAAGGGAAAACATCTTCCACAAGCAAACGCAAGTCACGtagaaaatcaaaagaCAGTGATAAGTCTCATCGGTCCGAATTCTTTGGTACAGGATATACGTCTATGCCAACATCTGGGAAAGTATTTAGGAATTTGCTAATATTGGAGGAAAATCTTAGAGAGCAGGTTATACAACAGCGAGCCATGAGACGCAAGTATTTGACATTTTTGAGTATATTGTGCTCCATCATTGCAGCATTGTCACATCATTTATTCTTCTTAGATAACTCATCTACTGGTACTTTGAGGGTCATCTTgcaattttgtttattggcAACAATAGTAACATTGATGTTGTACCATTTGTCAGGGGAATATCAGAAGACCATTGTGCTACCACGAAAATTTCTATCACTGACAAACCAAGGTTTAAGACAACTAAATGTTAGGTTAGTTAAAATAAAGACACCCTTTTTCGATAAGTTGACCGATTTGATTAGAGAAATTCTGTTGGCAATtgtcaatttcaatttaagTGTTTTCCATAAGTTGTCACCTGGGTCAATTCAAAATAAGAATTCGAAAATAGAAGTATTTTTGGTAACTTGTCAGTCTCAATGTCAGCCAAGAATTGGTGTTACGGACGTTAAGTTAGTGTTGAATGCAAGagttttcaatattgatGTCAGGGAAGGATGGGAAATGTATCGAAGTGAGTTTTGGATAAATGAAGGtataagaagaagaaataatatGCTTTCCTTTATTTCTGGGTCACCTATAACGAAGCCTGTTGGTTTgaagagaagaaaaagaaaacccGATAACAATAGTTCTTCCACTAAACCAAAGAGTATCTCCGCTTCATTAAGTGAGCAGAACTTGCAGGCACTCAGTAGTGGGTTTGACTATaacaatgataataatattgatctCAGAAGTGAAACAAGCAGTCCATTAAGATCAGATACTTTGGTTAGCGATTAA